From Microbacterium sp. YJN-G, a single genomic window includes:
- a CDS encoding M23 family metallopeptidase, with product MGVPAFAITALARSRTARRIVVMLFAAVALLALFALAPLAMIPLALAGSSIAPAAAVSAAKVPAASGDWGYPLAGGYFKGRGYGYNPVVGCSYCSTDHQGYDMAQGCGTTIHAAGPGTVITAGEFYGWGNTVRIDHGGGLVTLYGHMQWESLRVAVGDAVVAGDPVGSEGNTGRSFGCHLHYEVQRDGVAIDPEPFMTALGLPLK from the coding sequence GTGGGCGTTCCCGCTTTCGCCATCACGGCCCTCGCCCGCTCGAGGACCGCGCGTCGGATAGTGGTCATGTTGTTCGCGGCGGTGGCGCTGCTTGCCCTGTTCGCCCTCGCTCCGTTGGCGATGATCCCGTTGGCTCTGGCCGGCTCTTCCATCGCCCCCGCGGCCGCGGTCAGCGCCGCCAAAGTTCCGGCAGCCAGCGGAGATTGGGGCTACCCGCTTGCAGGCGGTTACTTCAAGGGTCGCGGGTACGGCTACAACCCGGTCGTCGGATGCTCCTACTGCTCCACTGACCATCAGGGGTACGACATGGCCCAGGGCTGCGGAACCACCATCCACGCCGCCGGCCCGGGCACCGTCATAACCGCTGGCGAGTTCTACGGCTGGGGCAACACCGTCCGCATCGATCACGGCGGGGGCCTTGTGACGCTGTACGGGCACATGCAATGGGAGTCGCTTCGCGTCGCTGTCGGAGATGCCGTCGTGGCAGGTGATCCGGTGGGGTCCGAAGGCAACACCGGTAGGTCCTTCGGCTGCCATCTGCATTACGAAGTCCAGCGCGACGGAGTCGCGATCGATCCCGAGCCGTTCATGACCGCGCTCGGCCTGCCCCTGAAGTGA
- a CDS encoding helix-turn-helix transcriptional regulator yields MPKYARPVDGEGAEGPLAVFGNMVKAGIIRQVRRTPNVGRKAIADALEVAPTTIVPYLGELEMAGLLLADPPKAVRRRGEWVVYRVNDEAVTELYLRLGQEIGEI; encoded by the coding sequence ATGCCCAAGTACGCACGCCCAGTGGATGGCGAAGGAGCCGAGGGGCCGCTTGCCGTCTTTGGGAACATGGTCAAAGCGGGGATCATTCGACAGGTGCGCCGCACACCGAACGTCGGACGCAAGGCGATCGCCGACGCGCTCGAGGTGGCGCCGACGACGATCGTCCCCTACCTCGGGGAGCTGGAAATGGCGGGGCTTCTACTGGCTGATCCGCCGAAAGCCGTGCGGAGGCGGGGGGAATGGGTTGTCTACCGCGTCAACGACGAAGCTGTCACCGAGCTGTATCTGCGGCTTGGGCAGGAGATCGGGGAGATCTAG
- a CDS encoding AMP-binding enzyme translates to MALAAECTLGWSPKNRRTTNPARLTLVLQGRLAKYKIPRDVIFVDDLPRTASGKVRKNELRQQYRGAPA, encoded by the coding sequence TTGGCGCTCGCCGCTGAGTGCACCCTCGGCTGGAGCCCGAAGAATAGGCGCACAACAAACCCGGCTCGACTTACTCTTGTTCTGCAGGGCCGGTTGGCGAAGTACAAGATCCCGCGCGACGTGATCTTCGTGGATGATCTGCCACGCACCGCCAGTGGCAAGGTGCGCAAGAACGAGCTGCGGCAGCAGTACAGAGGTGCACCAGCGTGA